The Deltaproteobacteria bacterium genome contains the following window.
GAGGTTAAAAGCGATGAGAAAGATTTTGTTAGTGGTATTTTTGGTTTTAGCGGCATTTGTTTTCGGCTGCTATGAAAGGGATGCTGTTGCAGAGGTTACGATAACTGCAGTGAAGGTTTCAGGGGATATCCCGCTTGACCCTGCCAATGTTGCATGGAGGCCGGTCCCTATTACATATGTTGATCTGAACTGCCAGGTTCTCGCAGAGCCCAAGAACATGAATTGCGCTACAAGGGTTGTAGAGGTAACCGCTCTTACAAACGGCAAGGAGCTTGCCGTAAGGCTTAGATGGAGCGACCAGTCAAAGGATGAATTGAATATTGTCCATGAGCAATACAGGGATGCCGCAGCCCTTGAATTCGCTGTTAAGGCTGTAACCCCAGGCGAGGAGCCAGCATACACAATGGGGAATTCCGGTGATATGGTAAACATATGGCACTGGAAGGCAGAGTGGCAGAAAGACGGCGCCAGAAGGCAGGACATGGAGGATGTATATCCCAATATGTCGGCAGACTGGTATGTGGACGAGCAGCCGGACGGCAAGATATCATATCATGACAGACAGGGAAAAAACTTAGGCTCATTTGACCCTGCTGCTTACAGCCATAATATATTTGCCCAGGTTGATTTAAGGCATTCACCTGTGGAAGATTTAAACGCAGAGGGATTTGGTTCTCTCACCACCCAGAAGAGCCAGGATGTAGATGGATATGGGACATGGGATAAAAACGGCTGGAGTGTCGTGTTTAAGAGAACCCTTACCGACAAGGATGCAAATGATGTGCAGTTTGGCACCGGTAAATTCCCGATTGCATTTGCAGTATGGGATGGCAGCAACGCCGAGAGGGACGGACTTAAGTCCATATCGCAGTGGAACTATATTGAGATAAAGTAAGTAAAGCATTTTTCAAAGCATTATGTCCTGAGGGGCTTAATATTTTGCCTATAAAGTCCCTCAGGGCATTTTTGTTTATACCACACTGACCCGAAAAAGGATAAAGGACAAAAATGAAAACAACCCTTTTATTTCCCCCCTCATGGCATCCATCCCAGCCCTATTTAAGCCTTCCGGCGCTGACCGGATTTTTAAGAAGGGAAGGGGTTGATGTTACACAGAGAGATATTAACATAGAGTTTTTAGAGGTTCTCCTTAACAAGGACAATCATGAGTATTTTTTAGAAAGGATAGCTAACAGGCTTTCTAAGAGGACCCCTACAGCCACAGGAGAAAAAGAAGATTACAGTAGCCTTATAAACGCACTCGAAGAGATACCTGTTTTTGCCAGGAAACTGGATGAAGCAAAGGCTGTCTTACGAGGCGAGGGTTTTTATGATTCTAACCAATATATGGAAAGCCTCGGTAATATCGGCAAATGGCTTAACCTGATATCTCATGCGTATTACCCTTCGGAATTAACGCTTGTCGGCAATAACCTGACCAACTACTCTGTCTACTCATCAAAGGATGTCTTTGAGGCAATAAATAATGAAAAGGAAAACATCTTCCTTGACATATTCAGAAAGCACTTTCTAAAATCAATCCTTGCGGACGCCCCGGGACTTGTAGGCATATCCGTTACATCCACATCGCAGATAATACCAGCCTTTACAATGGCAAGGCTTATAAAAGAGGCAAAAAAGGATATCCACATAACAATCGGCGGCGGCGTCTTTACAAGACTCATAGATAATATATTCAAACAAGATGCCCTCTTCTCGTTTATAGATAGTTTTATAGTCTATGAGGGTGAGCATGCCCTCCTTACGCTGATACGCGAGCTTGAAGATAAAAGGGATTTTACCAAGGTCCCGAATCTTGTTTACAGACATAATGGAAGGACGGCAATGAACGAGCCATTGATAGTGGAGGATGTAGACTATCTCCCCACGCCTGATTACGACGGTTTTCCCTTATCGCTTTATTTTACGCCGAAATTGGTTCTCCCGGTGCAGACCTCGCGGGGGTGTTATTATAAAAAGTGCGCATTCTGCAACCTCCATGTTGACCAGATGGTATTCAGGACAAGAAAGGTTGATACGGTTGTGGAGGATATTAAAAAGCTGTCGCAGAAATACAATACAAAATATTTTTTCATAACCGACGAGGCAATGCCGCTTCCTACCCTTAAGAAATTTTCAACCAGGATTATAGAGGATAAGATTGACATAAAATGGATAACCGGCATGAGATTTGAGAATAAACTAGACGCAGGGCTTATAGAAAAGGCGTCAAAGGCAGGGTGTCTTAAATTTGTATTCGGCCTGGAGTCGTCCAATCAAAGGGTGCTTGACATGATGAAAAAGGGGATACAGAGGGAG
Protein-coding sequences here:
- a CDS encoding ethylbenzene dehydrogenase-related protein, with protein sequence MRKILLVVFLVLAAFVFGCYERDAVAEVTITAVKVSGDIPLDPANVAWRPVPITYVDLNCQVLAEPKNMNCATRVVEVTALTNGKELAVRLRWSDQSKDELNIVHEQYRDAAALEFAVKAVTPGEEPAYTMGNSGDMVNIWHWKAEWQKDGARRQDMEDVYPNMSADWYVDEQPDGKISYHDRQGKNLGSFDPAAYSHNIFAQVDLRHSPVEDLNAEGFGSLTTQKSQDVDGYGTWDKNGWSVVFKRTLTDKDANDVQFGTGKFPIAFAVWDGSNAERDGLKSISQWNYIEIK
- a CDS encoding radical SAM protein, which gives rise to MKTTLLFPPSWHPSQPYLSLPALTGFLRREGVDVTQRDINIEFLEVLLNKDNHEYFLERIANRLSKRTPTATGEKEDYSSLINALEEIPVFARKLDEAKAVLRGEGFYDSNQYMESLGNIGKWLNLISHAYYPSELTLVGNNLTNYSVYSSKDVFEAINNEKENIFLDIFRKHFLKSILADAPGLVGISVTSTSQIIPAFTMARLIKEAKKDIHITIGGGVFTRLIDNIFKQDALFSFIDSFIVYEGEHALLTLIRELEDKRDFTKVPNLVYRHNGRTAMNEPLIVEDVDYLPTPDYDGFPLSLYFTPKLVLPVQTSRGCYYKKCAFCNLHVDQMVFRTRKVDTVVEDIKKLSQKYNTKYFFITDEAMPLPTLKKFSTRIIEDKIDIKWITGMRFENKLDAGLIEKASKAGCLKFVFGLESSNQRVLDMMKKGIQRETVDRIIKDCLKKEMAIHVYLITGFPTETRDEAIESVDYILNNETLVNSLGFSCQPSLFELEKSSPIMDLPPSYGITKIMEPKGHDLSLGYRYEVDKGMTPKEAEETYNQIMDKTYEKLSPFPFTYSMSDGLLYIARSKGEGISAQAAEAEGQKETTVS